In Paenacidovorax monticola, the genomic window CGTGCGGTCGATCGTGGTCTCGAAGTCGCCACCGCACACCTCGCGCTTGAGCATGGGGCTCTGGTAGCAGTTGAACTGCGTGGCCTTGAGCGTCACGGGCTGGGTCTTGCCCAGCAGCGTGAGCTGGCCGTTCACGGCGCTGACCTTGTCGCCATCGAAGCTGAACTGGTCGGACACGAACTTGATCGTGGGGTACTTGGCGGCGTTGAACAGGTCGGCGCTCTGCAGGTGCTTGTCGAACGGTGCCGTGCCGGTGTTCACCGAGGTCGCGTCGATGGTGATGTCCACCTTGCCGGCCTTGCCCGCGCGGTCGAACTGCACCGAGCCTTCCTTCTTGTCGAAGCGGCCCCGGTTCGTCGAGGCGCCGAAGTGGCTGATCTCGAAGGTCACGAAGGTGTGCGTGGGGTCGATGGCGTAGCTGGCCACTTCGGCATGGGCCGCGCCGGCGGCGAGGGTGGCTGCGGCGGCCAGGGCGAGCAGGGTGGTGCGCATGGGAAAGGTTCTCCTGATGGGGTGGAAAGGGGGAAAGAGGGAAACGCGGCTCAGAACTTGCCCACGCCCGTGAGCGCGAGCTTGAACTTGACCTGCACGTCGTCGGCGACCATGGAGGTGTCGGCCCATTCGTTCTCGCCGATCTTGTAGACCAGGCGCTTGAGCGCCAGCGTGCCCACGGCGGTGGTCGTTCCATTGGCCTGCGTGAGCGCCACGGGCAGCACCACATCGCGGGCCGTGCCCTTGATCGTGAGCTTGCCGGCCACCTCGAACTTGCCGCTGCCCAGCGCCTTCACGCTGCTGGACTGGAATGTGGCCTGCGGGAACTGGGGCACATTAAACCAGGTGGCCTTGGGCAGTTCGGCGTCGGTTTCGCGCGAGCCGAGCGTGGCGCTACCCGTGTCCACGGTGAACTGGATGCGGCTGGTTTCTGGCTTGGCGGGGTCGAAGGCGAGCTGCGCGTCGAACTTCTTGAAGCGGCCTTCGAGCGGCACGCCCATCTGGCGCGCGGTGAACAGCACCTCGCTCTGCGCGGGCACGAGTTTCTGCTGGGCCAGGGCCGGCTGGCCTGCCACGAGGGTGGCGCTGGCAAGGGCCAGGCCGAGGAGGGAGTGCAGCTTCATGGGTTGCGGGGTCCGATGGGGTGGGGGAAAGGGAGTCAGCGGCGGCCGGGCAGCATGCGCGAGAGCAGGCCGTCGCGGTCGATCCACTGGTGCTTGAGGGCGGCGCCCACGTGCAGCAGCACGAGGGCCGCCATGGCGTAGGCGCTGAGTTCGTGCCAGGGCTTGATGGCCTCGGCCAGGCCGGGGCTGGCGGGCACGAAGTCGGGCAACGGCCACAGGCCCAGGAACACGATGGGAAAGCCCGCCGCCGAGCTGTAGGCCCAGCCGATCAGCGGCACGGCGAAGAACAGCAGGTACAGCGCATGGTGCGTGGCGTGGTGGGCCATGCGCTGCCAGCGCGGCATGGTGCGCGTCACGGTGGTGGGCAGCACGGGCGGACGGTGCGTGGCGCGCCACAGCAGGCGCAGCACCGACAGCGCGAGCAGCGCCACGCCGGCCCACTTGTGCCAGTTGTAGAGCTTGAGGCGCTGGGGCGAGAACGGCAGGCCCGTCATGTACAGGCCCAGGCCGAAGAGCGCGACGAGGGCCAGGCCCAGCACCCAGTGCAGCAGCATGGCCGTGCGGGTGTAGCGGGCAGGGGCGGAAGGCGCGGGGGCGAGGGGCATGGGTGAACAATGAGGCGGATCGTGCCGAAGCACGGGTGGATGGCAGTGTAGGAATCCCCTGCGGGTACGGAGTTCAGCCGGATTGACGGGTTGGTTCAAATTTTTTGAAAAGATGCGGCCTGGCGCGGAAAGTTCCTTGCCGGCCCGGGGGGAACTTGTGCACAATGCGGAGGTTTCATCACGCGGCAAAGCCATCGAAAAAACGTGAATGTGAACGCATCCTGGGGAGTGATCGCCTTGTTGGCGCTGGGCTCCGCACCGGCCCCGGCGGCCCCCGCCGACGGGCCCGCGCCTGCAATGCCCGCACAGGGCAGCCCATTGAGCTTTGCGCAGGCGCAGCAACTGCTTCTGTCCGGATCGAGCCAGCTCGCGGCGTCCGCCAAGGCCGTGGAAAGTGCACGCCTGCGCCGTGATGGCATGCAGGGGCTGGGAGGCCCCTCGGTGGCGGTGACAGGGATGGCGTACCGCTATTCCGCCAATGCGGACATCGATCTGGACCCGGCGCGCCAGTCCCTGCTGGGCGTTCTGGGCCAGCTGCCCGCGCCGTTGGCGGGGGCCGTACCGCAGCTGCCCCAGTTGCCCTCCAACGTGAACCTGCAGCGCGAGGCCAGCCGTGCAACGGCCAGCATGTCCCTGCTGTGGCCGCTGTATATCGGCGGCCTGGGGGACGCGGTGCGGGGCGAGCTCGACGCCATGGCCGACGAGGCCGTGGCCGATGCGGCGGGGAGCGAGCAGGGGGTGCGCTCGCTGCTGGTGCAGCGCTATTTCGGCACCCAGCTGGCCGAACGCGCGGCGCGGCTGCGCGAGCGTGCGCTCCTGGCCGTGCGCGAGCACGATGCCGCCGCGCAGAGCATGCTGCAGGCGGGCGTGATTTCGCCACTGGAGCGCCTGCAGGCCCAGGCGGCGCTTGCCGATGCCGAGCAGCAGGCGCGCAAGGCGCGTGCCGATGCGGGCCTGGCGGCTGCGGCGCTCGCGCGTACGCTCAAGACGGGCGCCCGCGTGCTGCCCACGAGCCCGCTGTTCGTCGCGACCGAGCCGCTACCGCCGATGCAGGGCTTCATCGATGCGGCGCAGCAGCAGCACCCGGGGCTCGGCAAGGTCGAGGCCAAGCGCCGCCAGGCCGGCTCCTTGCACGACGCGCAGGAGGCGCTGCGCCGGCCCCAGGTCCTGGGCTTCGGCATGCGCGAGATCAGCTCCGGCGGAAAGCCCAACTGGGTGGCCGGTGTGGCCGTGCGCTGGACGCTGTGGGACAGCATCGACCGCGACGCGCTGGCCGCGTCGTCGCAGCGCAAGATCGAACAGGCCGAGCTGACGCGAGAGCAGGCGCTCGCCGATATTGCCCTGCTGGTCGAGAAGAACTGGCTGGCCGTGGAGCAGGCCCGCACGCAGTACATGGCCCAGCAGGCGCAGGAGAACCTCGCGCGCGAGCTGTTGCGCCTGCGCGGAGCCGGCCTGCGCGAGGGCACGGGCACTGCGCTCGAACTGATCGACGCCGAACTCAATCTCGCCAAGGTCCGCACCGAGCGCGCGCAGACCGCCAACCAGTACGTGCAGGCCTTGGCCGCGCTGCTCGAGAGCTCGGGGCAGAGTGCCGAGTTCGAGCGCTACCAGGCCCGGGCCGACATCCAGATTCCTTCCGACGCACCATGACCACGCCACTTGCTCCCGCCGCTTCTTCCAGCCGCTCCGCGCCTCTCTGGGGGCTGCTGATTGCCGGGGGGCCGTGCTGGCCTTCGTGGCCTGGGGCTTCTGGCGCGCGTCGCAGCCACCGGCTCCGTACTTCCAGGGCCAGATGGAAGCGCGCGAGTCCGACATCGCTCCCAAGGTCACCGCACGCATCGCCCGGGTGGCTGTGAAGGAGGGGCAGCACATCCAGCCCGGCGACCTGCTCATCGAGATGGACAGCCCCGAGGTGCAGGCCAAGCTGGCCCAGGCCCAGGCGGCCAAGGATGCGGCCCAGGCCGTGTCCGACAAGGCCCAGCGCGGCGCCCGGCCCCAGGAGGTGCAGATGGCGCGGCTCAGCTGGCAGCGCGCGCAGGCGGCGGCCGATCTGGCCAAGACCTCCTACCACCGCGTGGAAAGCCTGTTCCAGCAGGGCCTGGTGTCGGCCCAGAAGCGCGACGAGGCGCGTACCAACTGGCGTGCGTCGGATGCGCAGGCCGCCGCGGCCCAGGCGCAGTACGACATGGCGGCCAGCGGCGCGCGGACCGAGGACAAGGCCGCTGCCGCCGCCCAGGCGCGGCAGGTGGATGGCGTGATCGCCGAGGTCGAGGCCGCCCGCGCCGAAACCCAGCTGCGCAGCCCCGTGGGCGGCGAGGTGGCCAGCGTGCTCGCCAAGGCGGGCGAGCTTTCGCCCCAGGGCGTGGCCGTGGTCACGGTGGTGGACCTGCAGGACCAGTGGGTGGTGCTGAACGTGCGCGAGGACCAGCTCCAGCGCTTCGCCGTGGGCAGCAAGTTTACGGGCCGCCTGCCCGCGCTGGACCGCACGGCCGAGTTCAATGTGTATCACCTCGGCGTGCTGCCCGACTTCGCCACCTGGCGCACCACGCGCGGCAGCCAGGGGTTCGATGCGCGCACGTTCGAGGTGCGCGCGCGGCCCGCCGCGCCCATCGAGGGTGCGCGCCCGGGCATGAGCGTGGTGGTGGAGTGATGCTCCTTACCAGCCTGCGGCGCGAATGGCGGTTGCTGCGCGCGCGCCCCTGGGACTGGGCCATGGTGAGCTGGGTGCCGCTGCTGGCCATGGCGCTGCTGTGCTGGATCTTCGCGGCGGGCCAGCCCTATCGGCTGCCCATCGCCGTGTGGAACGAAGACCCTTCGGCCCTCTCGCGCCAGCTCGTGCGCATGCTGCAGGCCACGCCTGGCCTGGAGGTGCGGCAGATGGTGCTGAACCGGCTGGAGGCCACCGATGCGCTGCAGCGCATGGAGGTGTACGGCGTGGTGCATATCCCGCCGGACATGGCGCGCAATGTGAAGCGCGGTGTGGGCAGCACCGTCACGCTGCTGCACAACGCGCAGCTCGCCACGCACTCGAGCCTGTTGCAGCGCGATGTGCGCCAGGTGGTGGGCACGCTGTCGGCCGGCATCGAGATGCAGGCTCGGGCCAAGCGCGGCGAGCCCGCGCAGGTGCTGCGCACGCGCATCGAGCCGGTCAAGACCCAGCTCGTGGCGCTGTTCAACGTCTCCACCAACTACGAGCAATTCCTGGCCGCCGCCCTGGTGCCGGCGCTGGTGCACATCCTGGCCATGACGGCTGGTGCCTGGTCCGTGGGGCGCGAGCTGCGCGATCGCACGCTGGGCGACTGGCTGGGTGAGGGCGGGCGCCTGCCGCAGGTGCTCGCGGCCCTGCTGGGCAAGCTGCTGGTGCCCGCCGCGCTGCTGTGGGCCAGCGCGCTCGCCTGCCTGCTGTACCTGTCGCAGCTGCGCGGCTGGGCCGTGGGGGGCAGCATGGGCTGGATTGCCGTGGGCTGGTGGCGCTGGTGGCCGTGAGCCTCGCTGCCG contains:
- a CDS encoding TolC family protein, with product MPAQGSPLSFAQAQQLLLSGSSQLAASAKAVESARLRRDGMQGLGGPSVAVTGMAYRYSANADIDLDPARQSLLGVLGQLPAPLAGAVPQLPQLPSNVNLQREASRATASMSLLWPLYIGGLGDAVRGELDAMADEAVADAAGSEQGVRSLLVQRYFGTQLAERAARLRERALLAVREHDAAAQSMLQAGVISPLERLQAQAALADAEQQARKARADAGLAAAALARTLKTGARVLPTSPLFVATEPLPPMQGFIDAAQQQHPGLGKVEAKRRQAGSLHDAQEALRRPQVLGFGMREISSGGKPNWVAGVAVRWTLWDSIDRDALAASSQRKIEQAELTREQALADIALLVEKNWLAVEQARTQYMAQQAQENLARELLRLRGAGLREGTGTALELIDAELNLAKVRTERAQTANQYVQALAALLESSGQSAEFERYQARADIQIPSDAP
- a CDS encoding HlyD family secretion protein; its protein translation is MGAADCRGAVLAFVAWGFWRASQPPAPYFQGQMEARESDIAPKVTARIARVAVKEGQHIQPGDLLIEMDSPEVQAKLAQAQAAKDAAQAVSDKAQRGARPQEVQMARLSWQRAQAAADLAKTSYHRVESLFQQGLVSAQKRDEARTNWRASDAQAAAAQAQYDMAASGARTEDKAAAAAQARQVDGVIAEVEAARAETQLRSPVGGEVASVLAKAGELSPQGVAVVTVVDLQDQWVVLNVREDQLQRFAVGSKFTGRLPALDRTAEFNVYHLGVLPDFATWRTTRGSQGFDARTFEVRARPAAPIEGARPGMSVVVE
- a CDS encoding cytochrome b, whose amino-acid sequence is MPLAPAPSAPARYTRTAMLLHWVLGLALVALFGLGLYMTGLPFSPQRLKLYNWHKWAGVALLALSVLRLLWRATHRPPVLPTTVTRTMPRWQRMAHHATHHALYLLFFAVPLIGWAYSSAAGFPIVFLGLWPLPDFVPASPGLAEAIKPWHELSAYAMAALVLLHVGAALKHQWIDRDGLLSRMLPGRR
- a CDS encoding YceI family protein, which gives rise to MRTTLLALAAAATLAAGAAHAEVASYAIDPTHTFVTFEISHFGASTNRGRFDKKEGSVQFDRAGKAGKVDITIDATSVNTGTAPFDKHLQSADLFNAAKYPTIKFVSDQFSFDGDKVSAVNGQLTLLGKTQPVTLKATQFNCYQSPMLKREVCGGDFETTIDRTAFGMNYGVDWGFPKNVRLVVQVEAVKQ
- a CDS encoding YceI family protein — translated: MKLHSLLGLALASATLVAGQPALAQQKLVPAQSEVLFTARQMGVPLEGRFKKFDAQLAFDPAKPETSRIQFTVDTGSATLGSRETDAELPKATWFNVPQFPQATFQSSSVKALGSGKFEVAGKLTIKGTARDVVLPVALTQANGTTTAVGTLALKRLVYKIGENEWADTSMVADDVQVKFKLALTGVGKF